A stretch of Haloprofundus halophilus DNA encodes these proteins:
- a CDS encoding mechanosensitive ion channel family protein, which yields MGDLAALQVAAPFVELLVGDGLFARAVKLVAAFVLVYGAGRGVVEPLVVRAVRARNENNPTVVGAVELYLRVGVVAVAFGAALAAAGYTRVLTRSTIAVAIVSLTVGVAGREVLGTLVGGLFLVTDPNFNVGDYVAWGDTEGIVESIGFRVTRVRTVDNEIISVPNTELTTNVITKPYGQNQFRINEEVGVYYEEGLEEAIEILRDEAVTDPAILNDPQPKIRVRSFEGDHIRVQVLFWVSEPTRRTVLDTFSDYARRVQVRCEATDITLGATSAVDMGGGLAVERADE from the coding sequence ATGGGAGACCTCGCAGCGCTGCAGGTCGCGGCTCCGTTCGTGGAACTGCTGGTCGGTGACGGACTGTTCGCCCGGGCGGTGAAACTCGTCGCCGCGTTCGTGCTCGTCTACGGCGCAGGTCGGGGAGTCGTCGAACCGCTGGTGGTGCGGGCGGTCAGGGCGCGAAACGAGAACAACCCGACGGTCGTCGGCGCGGTCGAACTCTACCTCCGCGTCGGTGTCGTCGCCGTCGCGTTCGGCGCGGCGCTGGCGGCGGCCGGGTACACGCGGGTGTTGACGCGTTCGACTATCGCCGTCGCCATCGTCTCGCTGACGGTGGGCGTCGCCGGCCGGGAGGTGCTCGGGACGCTCGTCGGCGGGCTGTTTCTCGTGACCGACCCGAACTTCAACGTCGGCGACTACGTCGCGTGGGGTGACACCGAAGGCATCGTCGAGTCCATCGGCTTTCGAGTGACGCGGGTTCGGACCGTCGACAACGAGATAATCAGCGTCCCGAACACGGAGCTGACGACGAACGTCATCACGAAGCCGTACGGACAGAACCAGTTTCGCATCAACGAGGAGGTGGGCGTCTACTACGAGGAGGGCCTGGAGGAGGCCATCGAGATTCTGCGCGACGAGGCGGTGACCGACCCGGCCATCCTGAACGACCCTCAGCCGAAGATTCGCGTGCGCAGTTTCGAGGGCGACCACATCAGGGTACAGGTGCTGTTCTGGGTTTCGGAACCGACGCGGCGGACAGTGCTCGACACGTTCTCGGACTACGCCCGTCGGGTGCAGGTTCGCTGCGAGGCCACCGACATCACGCTCGGCGCGACCTCCGCGGTGGATATGGGCGGCGGCCTCGCGGTCGAGCGCGCCGACGAGTGA
- a CDS encoding 30S ribosomal protein S12: MANGKYAARKLKKDRQKRRWSDSEYARRERGLRKKSDPLEGAPQARGIVLEKVGIEAKQPNSAIRKCVRVQLIKNGKQVTAFCPGDGAISFIDEHDEVTIAGIGGAKGRAMGDLSGVNYKVEKVNGVAMLELVRGNAEKPVR, from the coding sequence ATGGCGAACGGCAAATACGCCGCCCGCAAACTCAAGAAGGACCGTCAGAAGCGGCGATGGTCCGACTCGGAGTACGCGCGGCGCGAACGCGGTCTTCGGAAGAAATCGGACCCGCTCGAGGGTGCGCCGCAGGCGCGGGGCATCGTCCTCGAGAAGGTCGGCATCGAAGCGAAGCAGCCGAACTCGGCGATTCGTAAATGCGTCCGTGTTCAGCTCATCAAGAACGGGAAGCAGGTCACGGCGTTCTGCCCCGGCGACGGTGCCATCTCGTTCATCGACGAACACGACGAGGTGACCATCGCGGGTATCGGTGGCGCGAAGGGTCGCGCCATGGGTGACCTCTCCGGTGTCAACTACAAGGTAGAGAAAGTCAACGGCGTCGCGATGCTCGAACTCGTGCGCGGCAACGCGGAGAAACCGGTGCGCTAA
- a CDS encoding 30S ribosomal protein S7, protein MSDAENESPEPEAPADSEEAQTSALLFGVWDVSEIEYTDPSTQRYLNVTPIAHTMGRHASKQFRKSEISVVERLINRLMQTEDNTGKKQKALGIVRDAFEIVNERSEENPVQILVRAVENAAPREETVRLKYGGISVPKAVDVAPQRRVDQALKFIADGVASTSYKSTTSASEALAQQLLGAAEYDVQSYPISQKEERERVAAAAR, encoded by the coding sequence ATGTCGGACGCAGAGAACGAATCCCCCGAACCCGAGGCACCGGCCGACAGCGAGGAAGCGCAGACGAGCGCGCTCCTGTTCGGCGTCTGGGACGTCTCCGAGATCGAGTACACCGACCCCAGCACCCAGCGCTACCTCAACGTGACGCCCATCGCGCACACGATGGGTCGCCACGCTTCCAAGCAGTTCCGCAAGTCCGAGATTTCGGTCGTCGAGCGACTCATCAACCGCTTGATGCAGACCGAGGACAACACGGGCAAGAAGCAGAAGGCGCTCGGCATCGTCCGCGACGCCTTCGAAATCGTCAACGAGCGCAGCGAGGAGAACCCGGTTCAGATTCTCGTCCGCGCCGTCGAGAACGCCGCTCCCCGCGAGGAGACCGTCCGCCTGAAGTACGGTGGTATCTCGGTCCCGAAAGCCGTCGACGTCGCGCCCCAGCGCCGCGTCGACCAGGCGCTGAAGTTCATCGCCGACGGCGTCGCATCGACGAGCTACAAGTCGACGACCTCGGCCTCCGAGGCGCTCGCACAGCAACTTCTCGGCGCGGCGGAGTACGACGTCCAGTCGTACCCCATCAGCCAGAAGGAAGAGCGCGAGCGCGTCGCCGCCGCGGCCCGCTAA
- a CDS encoding DUF5781 family protein, with protein MDIRVQGPAAPDAFLSAADLLETEYELSWPVHVRVRDDPDERTWAGHYSNAAGDYHVLNISQQAATSAMARELALHEFSHMARYEQSHPSHVQSTEEALYLALTGRSVERRKLAHCYQIANHMKDIYADDITISVAPAEKLVYFLESQLAAALADQPSAVPRADWTRTTAASDPEITAVNAAFALALVERHDLVDDDHRLYDLAHAADDDAPNVRVDEFRRQFRSLAVETTASDYRKALVDVTRAYAVGSGGGPQAAD; from the coding sequence ATGGACATTCGCGTGCAGGGACCTGCCGCCCCGGACGCCTTTCTCAGCGCGGCAGACCTACTAGAGACGGAGTACGAGTTGTCGTGGCCGGTTCACGTACGCGTCAGAGACGACCCCGACGAGCGAACGTGGGCGGGCCACTACAGCAACGCCGCCGGCGACTACCACGTGTTGAACATCTCTCAGCAGGCGGCGACGAGCGCGATGGCGCGCGAACTCGCGCTCCACGAGTTCTCCCACATGGCCCGCTACGAGCAGTCACACCCCTCCCACGTCCAGTCGACCGAGGAGGCGCTCTACCTCGCGTTGACGGGCCGGAGCGTCGAGCGGCGCAAACTCGCCCACTGCTACCAGATAGCGAATCACATGAAGGACATCTACGCCGACGACATCACGATATCGGTCGCCCCGGCGGAGAAACTGGTGTACTTCCTCGAATCGCAGTTGGCGGCGGCGCTCGCCGACCAGCCGTCTGCTGTACCGCGCGCCGACTGGACCCGAACCACCGCCGCCTCCGACCCCGAGATAACGGCGGTCAACGCGGCGTTCGCGCTCGCGCTCGTCGAGCGACACGACCTCGTCGACGACGACCACCGACTGTACGATCTCGCGCACGCGGCCGACGACGACGCACCGAACGTCCGCGTCGACGAGTTCAGACGCCAGTTCCGGTCGCTCGCCGTCGAGACGACCGCCAGCGACTACCGCAAGGCGCTGGTCGACGTGACCCGCGCGTACGCCGTCGGCAGCGGCGGCGGCCCGCAGGCGGCCGACTGA
- a CDS encoding elongation factor EF-2 → MGRRKKIVQECEKLMDKPEQIRNIAIAAHVDHGKTTLSDNLLAGAGMISDATAGQQLAMDTKEDEQERGITIDAANVSMTHEWEGENHLVNLIDTPGHVDFGGDVTRAMRAVDGALVVVDAVEGAMPQTETVLRQALREGVKPALFINKVDRLINELQEGPEEMQERLLDVITDVNELIRGMTEEKEYDWTVSVEEGTVAFGSALYKWGVSIPSMQETGISFGDIIDMEESGNREELHERTPLSDVVLDMVAEHFPDPLDAQPRRIPTIWRGDAESELAEQMRLVDDEGEVVFMSTDISMDPHAGEIATGRLFSGTLEKGQELYVSGTAGKNRVQSVGIFMGDSREEVSRVPAGNIAAVTGLRDAIAGSTVSSVEMTPFESIEHISEPVITKSVEAMNMDDLPKLIQTLQQVAKEDPTIRVEINEDTGEHLISGQGELHLEVITQRIRDNQGIPVHTGEPIVVYREAPQQQSREVEGVSPNRHNKFYITAEPMSQDIVDAIKLGEVAMDMPELERREALQEAGMDKDTSQNVEHIFGTNILIDDTKGIQHLNETMELVIEGLEEALDDGPLAAEPVQGTLLRLHDARLHEDTIHRGPAQVIPAVREAVHRSLIDAQIKLLEPIQNVRIDVASDYMGSASGEIQGRRGRVDDMYQEGDLMVIEGIAPVEEMIGFSSDIRSATEGRASWNTENAGFRVLSDSLQREKIMEIRERKGMKLELSPAIDYI, encoded by the coding sequence ATGGGCCGACGAAAGAAAATCGTACAGGAATGTGAGAAACTGATGGACAAGCCGGAGCAGATCCGGAACATCGCCATCGCCGCTCACGTCGACCACGGGAAGACGACACTTTCGGACAACCTGCTGGCCGGAGCGGGCATGATCTCCGACGCGACTGCCGGACAGCAGCTCGCGATGGACACCAAAGAGGACGAACAGGAGCGCGGCATCACCATCGACGCCGCGAACGTCTCGATGACCCACGAGTGGGAGGGCGAGAACCACCTCGTCAACCTCATCGACACGCCGGGCCACGTCGACTTCGGCGGCGACGTGACGCGGGCGATGCGCGCCGTCGACGGCGCGCTCGTGGTCGTCGACGCCGTCGAGGGCGCGATGCCCCAGACGGAGACGGTGCTGCGCCAGGCGCTCCGCGAGGGCGTCAAGCCGGCGCTGTTCATCAACAAGGTCGACCGCCTCATCAACGAGCTCCAGGAGGGGCCCGAGGAGATGCAGGAGCGGCTTCTCGACGTCATCACCGACGTCAACGAGCTCATCCGCGGCATGACCGAGGAGAAAGAGTACGACTGGACCGTCTCCGTCGAAGAGGGGACCGTCGCCTTCGGCTCCGCGCTGTACAAGTGGGGCGTCTCCATCCCGTCGATGCAGGAGACCGGTATCTCCTTCGGCGACATCATCGACATGGAGGAGTCGGGCAACCGCGAGGAGCTCCACGAGCGCACGCCGCTCTCGGACGTCGTCCTCGACATGGTCGCCGAGCACTTCCCGGACCCGCTCGACGCCCAGCCCCGCCGTATCCCGACCATCTGGCGCGGCGACGCCGAGTCGGAACTCGCAGAGCAGATGCGTCTCGTCGACGACGAGGGCGAAGTCGTCTTCATGTCGACGGACATCTCGATGGACCCCCACGCGGGCGAAATCGCCACCGGACGCCTGTTCTCCGGCACGCTGGAGAAGGGCCAGGAGCTGTACGTCTCCGGCACCGCGGGCAAGAACCGCGTCCAGTCCGTCGGTATCTTCATGGGTGACTCCCGCGAGGAAGTGAGCCGCGTTCCCGCCGGCAACATCGCCGCCGTCACCGGCCTCCGCGACGCCATCGCCGGTTCTACCGTTTCGAGCGTCGAGATGACGCCGTTCGAGTCCATCGAACACATCTCCGAGCCGGTCATCACCAAGTCCGTCGAGGCGATGAACATGGACGACCTGCCGAAGCTCATCCAGACGCTCCAGCAGGTCGCGAAGGAGGACCCGACCATCCGCGTCGAAATCAACGAGGACACCGGCGAGCACCTCATCAGCGGACAGGGTGAGCTCCACCTCGAAGTCATCACCCAGCGCATCCGCGACAACCAAGGCATCCCGGTCCACACCGGCGAGCCCATCGTCGTCTACCGCGAGGCCCCGCAGCAGCAGTCCCGCGAGGTCGAGGGTGTCTCCCCGAACCGCCACAACAAGTTCTACATCACCGCAGAGCCGATGTCGCAGGACATCGTCGACGCCATCAAGCTCGGCGAGGTGGCGATGGACATGCCCGAACTGGAGCGCCGCGAAGCGCTGCAGGAAGCCGGCATGGACAAGGACACCTCGCAGAACGTCGAACACATCTTCGGCACGAACATCCTCATCGACGACACGAAGGGTATCCAGCACCTCAACGAGACGATGGAGCTCGTCATCGAGGGTCTCGAAGAGGCGCTCGACGACGGTCCGCTCGCCGCAGAGCCGGTGCAGGGGACGCTGCTCCGACTGCACGACGCCCGCCTCCACGAGGACACCATCCACCGCGGTCCCGCACAGGTCATCCCTGCGGTCCGCGAGGCGGTCCACCGCTCGCTCATCGACGCGCAGATCAAACTGCTCGAACCCATCCAGAACGTCCGCATCGACGTCGCCTCCGACTACATGGGCTCGGCCTCCGGCGAGATTCAGGGTCGCCGCGGCCGCGTCGACGACATGTATCAAGAAGGCGACCTCATGGTCATCGAGGGTATCGCACCCGTCGAAGAGATGATCGGCTTCTCCTCGGACATCCGCTCTGCGACCGAGGGCCGCGCCTCCTGGAACACGGAGAACGCCGGCTTCCGCGTGCTCTCCGACAGCCTCCAGCGCGAGAAGATCATGGAGATCCGCGAGCGCAAGGGCATGAAGCTCGAACTCTCGCCGGCTATCGACTACATCTAA
- a CDS encoding amino acid-binding protein: MSDGETPQPHTVRLELVDEPGQLLAALRPIADNGGNLLSIYHERGNLTPRGHIPVEVDLECPPDRFDTIVDALRENGVNVIQAGAERYGEQLTVLLIGHLVDTDLSDTLRSIEECANAALADLSVSAPEGRNEESSARLRLATQAGKRTDVLAVVREIADRKNLRVVEPLAEGSA, encoded by the coding sequence ATGAGTGACGGCGAGACGCCGCAACCGCACACGGTTCGGCTCGAACTCGTCGACGAGCCCGGACAGCTGTTGGCGGCGCTTCGGCCCATCGCCGACAACGGCGGCAACCTCCTCTCGATCTACCACGAGCGCGGCAACCTCACGCCGCGCGGTCACATCCCCGTCGAGGTCGACCTGGAGTGCCCGCCGGACCGCTTCGACACCATCGTCGACGCGCTCCGAGAGAACGGCGTCAACGTGATACAGGCGGGTGCAGAGCGCTACGGCGAGCAGTTGACCGTCCTCCTGATCGGCCACCTCGTCGACACCGACCTCTCGGACACGCTGCGAAGCATCGAGGAGTGTGCGAACGCGGCCCTGGCGGACCTCTCGGTGTCGGCACCCGAAGGTCGAAACGAGGAGTCGAGCGCCCGCCTCAGGCTGGCGACGCAGGCGGGCAAACGCACGGACGTCCTCGCCGTCGTCCGCGAGATAGCCGACCGGAAGAACCTTCGAGTCGTCGAACCGCTCGCGGAGGGGTCGGCGTGA
- a CDS encoding homoserine dehydrogenase, whose amino-acid sequence MRVAVVGAGAVGRSVAELAADYGQEVTVLADSRGAVVDADGIDVDAALDRKEETGSVGDTAVGDALAAEYDVLVEATPTTLGDAEPGFSHVRAALESNRHVVLANKGPVAERYEALRALERDSDGDVLFEATVGGAIPVLSTIADFGPDQITAARGVLNGTANFILSRMTAEGLDYDHVLAEAQDLGVAEADPSFDVEGTDAALKCVILGNVLYDGGYSLADADVEGIRDIPGSALELAAEDGQTIRLIGEATADGVRVGPRLVPENGTLAVTGTQNIVQLGTVHAGRLNISGRGAGGPETASAVLSDVRRLE is encoded by the coding sequence GTGAGAGTCGCCGTCGTCGGTGCCGGAGCGGTGGGTCGTTCCGTCGCCGAGTTGGCCGCCGACTACGGCCAGGAGGTGACGGTGCTCGCGGACTCGCGGGGCGCGGTCGTCGACGCCGACGGTATCGACGTCGACGCGGCGCTCGATCGCAAGGAAGAGACCGGAAGCGTCGGCGACACCGCCGTCGGCGACGCGCTCGCGGCGGAGTACGACGTGCTCGTCGAGGCGACGCCGACGACGCTCGGCGACGCCGAACCCGGCTTCTCGCACGTGCGAGCGGCGCTGGAATCGAACCGGCACGTCGTTCTCGCCAACAAGGGACCGGTCGCCGAGCGCTACGAGGCGCTCCGGGCGCTCGAACGCGACAGCGACGGCGACGTGCTGTTCGAGGCCACGGTCGGCGGGGCGATTCCCGTCCTCTCGACCATCGCGGACTTCGGCCCCGACCAGATAACCGCCGCCCGCGGCGTGCTGAACGGGACGGCGAACTTCATCCTCTCGCGGATGACCGCCGAGGGCCTCGACTACGACCACGTGCTCGCGGAGGCCCAGGACCTCGGCGTCGCGGAGGCCGACCCCTCCTTCGACGTGGAGGGGACGGACGCGGCGCTGAAATGCGTCATCCTCGGCAACGTGCTCTACGACGGCGGCTACTCGTTGGCCGACGCCGACGTCGAGGGCATCCGCGACATCCCCGGAAGCGCGCTCGAACTCGCCGCCGAGGACGGCCAGACGATTCGACTCATCGGCGAGGCGACCGCAGACGGGGTTCGCGTCGGTCCGCGACTCGTCCCCGAGAACGGGACGCTCGCGGTGACCGGCACCCAGAACATCGTCCAACTGGGGACGGTTCACGCCGGCCGACTGAACATCAGCGGCCGCGGAGCGGGCGGCCCCGAGACGGCGAGTGCGGTCCTGTCGGACGTCCGTCGCTTGGAGTAA
- the tuf gene encoding translation elongation factor EF-1 subunit alpha, whose amino-acid sequence MSEDKPHQNLAIIGHVDHGKSTLVGRLLFETGSVPEHVIEQHREEAEEKGKGGFEFAYVMDNLAEERERGVTIDIAHQEFDTDKYYFTIVDCPGHRDFVKNMITGASQADNAVLVVAADDGVAPQTREHVFLARTLGINELIIGVNKMDVVDYSEDSYEEVREEVQNLLNQVRFNADDATFVPISAFEGDNIADRSDNTSWYDGPTLLEALNDLPEVEPPTDAPLRLPIQDVYTISGIGTVPVGRVETGILETGSNVSFQPSDVSGEVKTVEMHHEEVPRAEPGDNVGFNVRGVGKDDIRRGDVCGPADDPPKVAETFQAQVVVMQHPSVITAGYTPVFHAHTAQVACTVESIDQKLDPASGEVAEENPDFIKSGDAAIVTIRPQKPLSIEPSGEIPELGSFAIRDMGQTIAAGKVLEVNER is encoded by the coding sequence ATGAGCGAAGACAAACCGCACCAGAACTTGGCCATCATCGGCCACGTCGACCACGGAAAAAGCACGCTCGTGGGCCGACTCCTCTTCGAGACGGGGTCGGTTCCGGAGCACGTTATCGAGCAGCACCGAGAAGAAGCAGAAGAGAAGGGCAAGGGTGGCTTCGAGTTCGCCTACGTGATGGACAACCTCGCAGAGGAGCGAGAGCGTGGTGTCACCATCGACATCGCCCACCAGGAGTTCGACACGGACAAGTACTACTTCACCATCGTCGACTGCCCGGGCCACCGTGACTTCGTCAAGAACATGATCACGGGCGCCTCGCAGGCCGACAACGCGGTTCTCGTCGTCGCCGCCGACGACGGTGTCGCGCCGCAGACCCGCGAGCACGTGTTCCTCGCTCGTACGCTCGGCATCAACGAACTCATCATCGGCGTCAACAAGATGGACGTCGTCGACTACTCGGAGGACTCCTACGAGGAGGTCCGCGAGGAAGTCCAGAACCTGCTCAACCAGGTTCGCTTCAACGCCGACGACGCGACGTTCGTCCCGATCTCGGCGTTCGAGGGCGACAACATCGCAGACCGCAGCGACAACACGTCGTGGTACGACGGTCCGACCCTGCTGGAAGCGCTCAACGACCTTCCGGAAGTCGAGCCGCCGACGGACGCGCCGCTGCGTCTCCCCATCCAGGACGTCTACACCATCTCCGGCATCGGTACGGTCCCGGTCGGCCGCGTCGAGACCGGTATCCTCGAGACGGGCTCGAACGTCTCCTTCCAGCCGTCGGACGTCTCCGGCGAAGTGAAGACGGTCGAGATGCACCACGAGGAAGTCCCGCGCGCAGAACCCGGCGACAACGTCGGCTTCAACGTGCGCGGCGTCGGCAAGGACGACATCCGCCGCGGCGACGTCTGTGGCCCGGCCGACGACCCGCCGAAGGTCGCCGAGACGTTCCAGGCGCAGGTCGTCGTCATGCAGCACCCCTCGGTCATCACGGCGGGCTACACGCCGGTCTTCCACGCCCACACGGCGCAGGTCGCGTGTACCGTCGAGTCCATCGACCAGAAACTCGACCCCGCCTCGGGTGAGGTCGCAGAGGAGAACCCGGACTTCATCAAGTCCGGCGACGCCGCCATCGTGACGATCCGACCACAGAAGCCGCTCAGCATCGAGCCGTCCGGCGAGATTCCGGAACTCGGTTCCTTCGCCATCCGCGACATGGGTCAGACCATCGCGGCCGGCAAGGTGCTCGAGGTCAACGAGCGATAA
- the rpsJ gene encoding 30S ribosomal protein S10, translated as MQQARVRLAGTSPEDLDDICDDVREIASKTGVSLSGPIPLPTKTLEIPCRKSPDGEGTATWEHWEMRVHKRLIDIDADERALRQLMRIQVPNDVSIEIVLED; from the coding sequence ATGCAGCAAGCACGCGTTCGCCTCGCCGGCACGAGCCCCGAGGACCTCGACGACATCTGTGACGACGTCCGCGAAATCGCGAGCAAGACGGGCGTCAGCCTCAGCGGTCCGATTCCGCTGCCGACGAAGACGCTCGAGATTCCGTGTCGGAAGTCGCCTGACGGAGAAGGCACCGCGACGTGGGAGCACTGGGAGATGCGAGTTCACAAGCGTCTCATCGACATCGACGCGGACGAACGCGCGCTTCGCCAGCTCATGCGCATTCAAGTGCCAAACGACGTCAGTATCGAGATCGTTCTCGAAGACTGA
- a CDS encoding rhomboid family intramembrane serine protease: MVSRPNSPTLDTLAVFGVVFLVQSVLGLFGSAVGLFALAPPVDVRPWTLVTSVYAHAGLGHLLSNAVALVVVGFFVEQGTTRWRYHAFFLSTGVLAGLAEIGFDSVFGRAVGVVGASGAIFALAGYLLAANPVTDTVLGRLNLDGRTQVAVLVVAAVLVAALGAGPNVAIVAHGTGFVLGLVAGRMRLLSV; the protein is encoded by the coding sequence ATGGTCTCCCGGCCGAACAGTCCCACGCTGGACACGCTCGCCGTCTTCGGCGTCGTCTTCCTCGTCCAGAGCGTCCTCGGCCTGTTCGGGAGCGCCGTCGGGCTGTTCGCGCTCGCCCCGCCGGTCGACGTCCGCCCGTGGACGCTCGTCACGAGCGTGTACGCCCACGCGGGTCTCGGTCACCTGCTCAGCAACGCCGTCGCCCTCGTCGTCGTCGGGTTCTTCGTCGAACAGGGGACGACGCGGTGGCGGTACCACGCGTTCTTCCTCTCGACCGGCGTGCTCGCCGGACTCGCCGAGATCGGCTTCGACTCCGTGTTCGGTCGCGCCGTCGGCGTCGTCGGCGCGAGCGGCGCGATCTTCGCGCTCGCCGGGTACCTGCTGGCGGCGAACCCGGTGACCGACACCGTCCTCGGCCGCTTGAACCTCGACGGACGGACGCAGGTCGCGGTGCTCGTCGTCGCTGCGGTGCTCGTCGCGGCGCTCGGTGCGGGACCGAACGTCGCCATCGTCGCCCACGGGACGGGGTTCGTCCTCGGGCTCGTCGCCGGGCGGATGCGGCTGCTCAGCGTGTGA
- a CDS encoding creatininase family protein, which produces MTGTAETTGYRVAELTWQELEDALAETRTLLLPVGSTEQHGHHLPLGVDVYMPEAIGERVAAKSPALLAPPLWYGVSPHHTFKPGTFTVSTETFQRYVFDICESATEWGIEHILLLNGHYLAQDPELEIVVRRLRNELGIEAFHVPLVELFADVAAEIRTGDVSFHASEFETSIMLELFPDLVEMDRATDVPPPEESLPLTDYDALGENKVGWALSAADMEALTPTGNIGDPTVATREKGAKLVESAVSDIRLLVDALETSE; this is translated from the coding sequence ATGACCGGGACGGCCGAGACGACGGGATACCGCGTCGCGGAGCTGACGTGGCAGGAACTCGAAGACGCGCTGGCCGAGACGAGGACGCTGTTGCTCCCGGTGGGGAGCACCGAACAGCACGGCCACCACTTGCCCCTCGGTGTGGACGTGTACATGCCCGAGGCGATCGGCGAGCGGGTCGCTGCAAAAAGCCCGGCCTTGCTCGCACCGCCGCTCTGGTACGGCGTGAGCCCCCACCACACGTTCAAACCGGGGACGTTCACCGTCTCGACGGAGACGTTTCAGCGATACGTCTTCGACATCTGCGAGTCCGCGACCGAGTGGGGAATCGAGCACATCCTGCTTCTCAACGGCCACTACCTCGCGCAGGACCCCGAACTCGAAATCGTCGTCCGCCGGCTGCGAAACGAACTCGGCATCGAAGCGTTCCACGTCCCGCTGGTCGAACTGTTCGCCGACGTCGCCGCGGAGATTCGCACCGGGGACGTGTCGTTTCACGCCTCGGAGTTCGAGACGAGCATCATGCTCGAACTGTTCCCCGACCTCGTGGAGATGGACCGCGCGACAGACGTGCCGCCGCCCGAAGAGTCGCTGCCGCTCACCGACTACGACGCGCTCGGCGAGAACAAGGTCGGCTGGGCGCTCAGCGCGGCCGACATGGAGGCGTTGACGCCGACCGGCAACATCGGCGACCCGACCGTCGCGACGCGAGAGAAGGGCGCGAAACTGGTCGAGTCGGCGGTGTCCGACATCCGCCTGCTCGTCGACGCGCTCGAAACATCGGAGTGA
- a CDS encoding transporter, whose amino-acid sequence MRTSTIVLLVGIVLLFIPIPPFATIAGILTILVALGMRFLGGS is encoded by the coding sequence ATGCGAACCAGTACAATCGTGTTGCTCGTCGGTATCGTGCTGCTGTTCATCCCCATCCCGCCGTTTGCGACCATCGCCGGGATTCTCACCATCCTCGTCGCGCTGGGGATGCGCTTCTTGGGCGGGAGCTAA
- a CDS encoding ABC transporter permease, whose product MKLDRRFPALLMAWRNLDRNRLRSALAALGIVIGVLAIATLGIFGNVLQLSATNELGAIGTQVVVSPNQDAGVTSLNAREVETVQQLTAGRGTAVPLVSDGAVVSNGRGQSFATLYGISTPAALFSASEGAIPDRHRQGALVGAELADRLDLQVGSMVEIEGNEYRVVAVLAPTEDISPVSPDNGVVLPPEEFVSDEYNQVVVRAESGEAASRIATSVREQLNAREERVTVFEFSTILDQIGEFFALLNSFLLGLAGISLVVAGVSIFNVMLMSTTERRGEIGVLRAVGVQRGDVLRMLVVEAMLLGTVGGAIGAALSGLVTAGLYYFTPVTLAVALDPSNGLYLVGAFAFGVVVSLVSGLYPAWKAANEPPVEALRG is encoded by the coding sequence GTGAAACTCGACCGTCGGTTCCCGGCGCTGCTGATGGCGTGGCGCAACCTCGACCGAAACCGCCTGCGGTCGGCGCTCGCGGCGCTGGGCATCGTCATCGGCGTGCTCGCCATCGCCACGCTCGGCATCTTCGGAAACGTCCTCCAGCTGTCGGCGACGAACGAGCTCGGCGCGATAGGTACCCAGGTCGTCGTCAGCCCGAACCAGGACGCGGGCGTCACCTCACTGAACGCCCGCGAGGTGGAGACGGTACAGCAGCTCACCGCCGGACGCGGAACGGCGGTACCGCTCGTCAGCGACGGTGCGGTCGTCTCGAACGGCCGCGGACAGTCGTTCGCCACCCTCTACGGCATCTCGACGCCGGCGGCGCTGTTCTCGGCGTCGGAGGGGGCGATACCCGACCGACACCGACAGGGCGCTCTCGTCGGCGCGGAACTCGCCGACAGACTCGACCTCCAGGTCGGGAGCATGGTGGAGATAGAGGGCAACGAGTACCGCGTCGTCGCCGTGCTCGCCCCGACAGAGGACATCTCGCCGGTGTCGCCGGACAACGGCGTCGTGCTCCCGCCCGAGGAGTTCGTCAGCGACGAGTACAACCAGGTCGTCGTCCGCGCCGAGTCGGGGGAGGCCGCGAGCCGGATCGCGACGTCGGTCCGCGAGCAGTTGAACGCCCGCGAGGAGCGCGTCACGGTGTTCGAGTTCTCGACCATCCTCGACCAGATCGGCGAGTTCTTCGCGCTGCTCAACTCGTTTCTGTTGGGTCTGGCGGGTATCTCGCTCGTCGTCGCCGGCGTGAGCATCTTCAACGTGATGCTGATGAGCACCACCGAGCGCAGAGGAGAGATCGGGGTGTTGCGCGCCGTCGGCGTCCAGCGAGGCGACGTGCTACGGATGTTAGTCGTCGAGGCGATGCTACTCGGGACGGTCGGCGGCGCTATCGGCGCGGCACTCAGCGGACTCGTCACTGCGGGTCTGTACTACTTCACGCCCGTGACGCTGGCCGTCGCGCTCGACCCGAGCAACGGCCTCTACCTCGTCGGCGCGTTCGCCTTCGGGGTGGTCGTCAGCCTCGTCAGCGGACTGTATCCCGCGTGGAAAGCCGCGAACGAACCGCCGGTCGAGGCGCTGCGCGGCTGA